In Deinococcus aquiradiocola, the sequence CGTGCGCGGCGCGACGAGGGTGCTGTTGCTGCCCACGAACACGCCCGCACCGATCTCGGTGCGGTGCTTGTTCAGGCCGTCGTAGTTCGCGACGATGGTGCCCGCCCCGATGTTCGTTTCCGCGCCGATCTCCACGTCACCCAGGTACGCGAGGTGTCCGGCCTTCACGCCCGAGTGCAGGTGCGCGTTCTTGGTCTCCACGAAATTCCCGATGTGGACGCCCTCTTCGAGGACCGTACCGGGACGCAGGCGCGCGAAGGGGCCGACGTCGCTGCCGCCCGCCACGCGCGCTTCCTGCAGGACGCTGTGCGCGTGCACGACGCTGCCGCCCGCCAGGGCGCTGCCCGTCACGACCGCGAATGGGCCCAGCTGCGCGCCGTCCCCGAGGGTGCTGTCCTGCACGACGCTGTACGGGCCGACCTGCACGCCCTCGCCGAGGGTGGTATGGCCGAGCAGGTGCGCGCCCGCCGCGATCACGCTGTCGCGCCCGATGGTGACGGTGTCGTGAATGACGGTGTTGGCGGGATCCTGCAGGGTGACGCCGGCGCGCATGTGCGCCTCGTTCACGCGGCGGCGCATGATGGCTTCCAGTTCCGCGAGCTGCACGCGGTCGTTGGCGCCCATCACCTCGCCGGGGTCGGCGATGCGGAACGCGGCGACGCGCGAGCCGCCCTCGCGGTACAGGGCGAGCAGGTCCGTGATGTAGTACTCGCCCGCGACGTTGTCGTTCCCGATGCGGGCCGCGAGTTCCGGCGCCTGCGGGTCCATGACGTACACGCCGCTGTTGAATTCCCGCACGCGGCGCTCCTCGGGAGTGGCGGCCTTTTCTTCCACGATGCGCTGCACGTCACCGTTGTCGGCGCGGATGATGCGGCCGTACCCGGTCGCGTCCGGCAGTTCGCTCGTCAGGACGGTCAGGGCGTTGCCCTGGGAGCGGTGCGCGTCCAGGAAGGCCTGCAGGGTGGCGTGCGGCAGCATGGGGCTGTCGCCGTACAGCAGCAGCACGTCCGCGCCGCCCTGGAGCCGCTGTGAGGCGGTCAGGAAGGCGTGCCCGGTCCCGAGCTGCTGTTCCTGTCGCGCGAACTGCACGCCGAGCGGCCGGAGGGTCTCCTCGACCTGTTCGGCGCCGTGCCCGGTGACGACCACGATGTCGCGCGCGCCGAGGCCCTGCGCGAGCTTCACGCTCCACGCGACCATCGGGCGGCCCAGCACCGGGTGCAGCATCTTGGGCAGCGAGGACTTCATGCGGGTGCCCTGTCCCGCCGCGAGGATCACCACGTCCAGCGGACGTGCGGCGGGCGCGTGCGGGGCGCTCACGCCTTCACCGGATCGGTGACTGGGGCCGGTTCCGTCCACGGCTGTTCCGGCTGCCTGCGGATCCGCACGAGCAGCAGGATGGCCACGATCACGAGCGGGATGCTGACGAGCTGCGTCTCGGTGAACAGGCCGATGCCGGACTTGTCGAGGCCCTCCGAGAGGTACACCTTCCAGGGGAGCGGGTTGAGGCGGAAGGTCTCCTCCCACCCGGCGCGCAGCAGGCTGTACCACAGCCAGAACTGCCAGAAGGTCCAGCCGGGGCGGCGGGAACGCAGCCAGGAGAACACCGCGACGCTCAGGATGATGCCGATGATCACGCCGTACAGCTGCGTGAAGTGCACGGGCGCCGTCATGACCTGCTGACCGGCGATGTTCTGGCAGTACTGCACGAGGTTCAGGGGCGTGGCGGCGCTGCACATGCTGTCGTGGAAGCCGCGCGCCCAGGCGGGCCAGTGGTACCCGACGGCCCAGCCGGTGACGCGGCCCACGGTGTCCGAGCCGTTCATGATGTTGCCGATGCGTCCGCCGATGATGCCGAAGCACACGCCCGGCACGAACAGGTCCGCGTACTTGTAGAAGTTGATGCGGTGCCTGCGTGCCGCCCACACGAGGTACGCCACGCCGAAGATCAGGCCGCCGTGGATGCTGATGCCGCCCTGCCGGATGTTCACGATGTCGTACAGCAGCGGCAGGCCCGACTTGCCTGCGAAGAGGTTCCATGACGTCGCCACGAAGAACAGGCGCGCGCCGATCAGGCCCCACAGCACGGCCCACAGGATCATGTCTGAGAAGAGCTGCTCGTTGAGGCCCCGCTGCCGGGCCATGCGGGTGCCGAGGACCGCGCCGATCACGATGCCGAGGGTGATCAGGACGCCGTACCACGCGATGGTGAAGCTGCCGATTTGAAGGAAGACTGGATGCATAGGTATCGGCGTCAGTGTACCCCGTCACGCGTGCCTGCCCGGCCGCGTGCGGCGTGCAGTCCGCACGTGGCCGCGGGGCGGGTCAGGGGGTGGGCGGGGTGAGGCGGCGCAGGCGGGACGCGCCGATCACGCCCTTGAGCAGCACGTGGCCGTCCCGCACGAGGACCGGCACGTCCCAGCCGTACCGGCGTTCGAGGTCCGCGTCGCCCGTGATCTCCACGCGGGTGTACGGCCACCCGGCGGCGTCCAGGGCGGCCTGCGCGTCCTCGCACAGGTGGCAGCCGTTCCGGGAGTACAGGGTGTCAGGCACGCAGGATGCTCCCGGCCGGGTCCCACAGGCGCCACAGTTCGAAGAGGCCGATCAGGAGGTGCAGCACGAATTTCGCGGCGATGCCGGTCAGCAGGCCGATCAATGTGCCCCACGCGGCCCGCAGCGCCTCCATGAACGGTTTGCGGACCCACACGAGTTCCGCGAGGAGCGCGCCCGCCAGCGGCCCGAGGATCAGGCCGAAGGGAATGAAGATGCCGACCAGCCCGCCGATCAGGGCGCCCCAGCCCGCCTGGCGGCTCCCGCCGTAGCGGCGCGCGCCCCACGCGGACGCGAAGTTGTCAATGAGCGAGATGGCGACCGTCAGGGCCGCGAAGCTCAGCAGGAACGGCAGGTCCGGCCACGGCTGGAAGCCGTCCATCAGGGTGGCGACCACCGATCCCGCGAAGATGATGAGGGTGGCGGGCAGCACCGGCACGAAGGTGCCGACCATGCCCACCAGCCAGCAGACCAGGAAGACGAGGAAGGGCCAGGACATGAGGTCAGCGTAAGGCATGCGGGCCGGGACGCGTGCACCCTCCGGGCTGGTCATGCGGTGCGGGTCAGGGGCGGTCGTCCAGCAGGAGCTGCATGAATGCGAGGTCCAGCCAGCGGCCGAACTTGCGGCCCACCTGCCGGAAATGCGCGACCTGCTCGAAGCCGAGCGAGACGTGCAGCGCGATGCTGGCGGCGTTGCTGGCGTCCACGCCGCCCACCAGCACGTGCAGGCCCGCGTCCCGCGCGTGCGTGATCACGGGCTGCATCAGGGCGCGCCCGAGGCCCTGGCGGTGCGCGGTGGCGCTCACGTACACGCTGTGCTCGGCGGTGTGCGCGTACCCGGGTTTCGTGCGGAACGCGCCGTACGTGGACCAGCCGAGGACCGTGCCGCCGCGCTCCGCGACGAAGACGGGGTGTCCGTGCGCGGCCTTGTCGTCCCACCACGCGAGGCGCGACGCGAGCGTGACGGGTTCGAGGTCGTAGCTCGCGGTGGTGTGCAGGACCGCCTCGTTGTAGATGTCGAGGATGGCGGGCACGTCGCCTCGCGTGGCGGGGCGCACGGCGGTCAGGGGGCCTGGCAGCGTCATGCTTCCGGTATATCCGGCCGGGCGTGGGCTGGCAAGGGCCGCCGCGCCCTGCGGCACACGCGCAGGACCGCCTGCCGGGGCGTGCGCGGGCGACCGAGGTGGTCCGGCCCGACCGGGGGCCCCGCACCTAACGCCCGTTCGGTTCGGGGCGCTAGACTGCCCGCATGTCCAACGCAGTGATCGTGGCGGCGTCCCGCACGCCCGTCGGCCGGTTCCTCGGCGCCCTGGAGTCCGTGAGTGCCGTGCAGCTCGGCACCGTCACCCTCCACGAAACCCTCTCCCGCAGCGGCCTCTCCCCCGACCTCGTCGAGGAAGTCATCATGGGGCAGGTCGTGCAGGCCGGCAGCGGCCAGAACCCCGCTCGGCAGGCCGCCATCCACGCGGGCGTCCCCAGCGCCGCCGGGGCGCTCACCATCAACAAGGTGTGCGGCAGCGGCCTGAAAGCCGTCATCCTCGCCGCGCAGAGCATCCGCGCGGGCGACCAGAGCGCCGTCCTCGCGGGCGGCATGGAAAGCATGAGCGGCAGCCCCTACCTGCTGCCCGGCGCGCGCCAGGGGTACCGCATGGGGCACCAGACGGCCCTCGACGCGAACACCCAGGACGGCCTGTGGTGCAGCATCGGGCAGGAAGGCATGGGCATGACCGGCGAACGCGTCGCGGACCACTACGGCATCAGCCGCGCCGAACAGGACGCCTACGCCCTCGCCAGCCAGCAGAAGGCCGTCGCCGCCATGCAGGCGGGCCGCTTCACGGACGAGATCGTGCCCGTCACCGTCCACGGCCGCAAGGGCGACACCGTCGTCAGCACCGACGAAGGCCCCCGCCCCGAAACGACCGCCGAAAGCCTCGCACGGCTCCGGCCCGCCTTCAGGGCGGACGGCACCGTCACCGCCGGGAACGCGCCCGGCCTGAACGACGGCGCGGCCAGCCTGATGGTCACGTCCCGCGAACTCGCGCAGGCGCACGGCCTGCCCGTCCTCGCCGAGATCCTCGGATACGCCACCGGCGGCCTCGACCCCGAGTGGGTCATGATGACGCCCGTCCCCGCCACCCGCACCCTCCTGCAGAAGCTCGGCTGGCAGGCGAGCGACGTGGACCTCTGGGAACTCAACGAGGCGTTCAGCGTCCAGAGCCTCGCCGTGACCCGCGAACTGAACCTCGACCCGGACCGCGTCAACGTCCACGGCGGCGCCGTCGCCCTCGGTCACCCCATCGGCGCCTCGGGCGCACGCATCCTCGTGACGCTCCTCCATGCCCTGCGCCAGCACGACCGCGAAACCGGCGTCGCCACCCTCTGCATGGGTGGCGGCAACGGTCTCGCCCTCGCCGTCAGACGCGTATGAGCACACGCGCACCCGGTCAGGCAGGCGCAATCCGGCACGCGGAAGCGGGTAAGCTGAACGCATGACCGCCCCCACCCTGTTCATCGTGACCAGCAGCTACCTGAAACCCAAGACCGAGATCGCCGAAGTCACCCCGCAGCACCGCGAGTGGCTCGACCAGCACTACCGCTCCGGGCTGTTCATCGTGTCGGGCCGCATGGTCAGCGGGCAGGGCGGCGTGATCCTGGCCCGCGCCGAAACGCAGGCGGAACTCGAAGCGGTGTTCGCCGAGGACCCCTTCGTGCAGCAGGGCTGCTCCGAGTACAGCTACGTCGCCTTCACGCCCGTCAAACGCGGCGCGGCCCTCCACATCGAAGGCATCCCGCTGGTGGAGTGAACGGCAGACAGGGCCACCGACTTCACGCCCGGACCGCTCCGTCTGACGGTGAAGAGGGGTCCATTTCCGTCCGCTGAAGAGGACCGGGATGCCAGTTGACTCAACGTGGTCGCCAGGATCGACCTGCCCGGGCAGGCATGGGTGCAGGCCGCCGGGCTGTTCGTCATGACGTCCGAACTGGCGCACTTCCGTGACGAACTGCTGTACATCGGGACCAGTCAGTCGTCTCTTCCTCAGGCGATTCAGGACATCAACCTCATCCTCCATCGTGTCCCGGTGAAGGGTGATCCAGGCCAGGAGATCAAGGCCAGTAAAGGAGCGTTCATATGCTGTTCGGTGTGATCGGTGCGGGGCAGATGGGGGGCGGGATCGCGCAGGTGGCCGCCCAGTCGGGGTTCGACGTGGTGGTGCAGGACGTGCGGCAGGAGTTCCTGGACCGGGGCCGGGCCAACATCGGGAAGTCGCTGGCGAAGCTGCACGAGAAGGGTCGGCTGGCGGAAACTCCGGAGGTCGTGCTGGGCCGCATGCGGTTCACGACGGCGCTGGAGGACTTCGCGGGGTGCGATCTGGTGGTGGAGGCCATCGTGGAGCAGGAGGCCGTGAAAACGGAACTGTTCCGGTCGCTGGGCTGCATCGTGAAGCCGGAGGGGGTGCTGGCGAGCAACACGAGCAGCATTCCGATCACGGCGCTCGCCACGTCGTCGGGGCGGCCGGAGCGGTTCATCGGGATGCATTTCATGAATCCGGTGCCGCTGATGGGTCTGGTGGAGGTCATCCGGGGGTACCGGACGAGCGACGAGACGGCACGCTTCGTGATGGACACGGCAGAACAGATGGGCAAGACGCCGCTCACCTGCAACGATTTCCCGGGGTTCGTGAGCAACCGCATCCTGATGCCGATGCTGAACGAGGCGATTCAGTGCGTGATGGAGGGCGTGGCGGACAAGGAGGCGATCGACGGGATCATGCGGCTCGGCATGAATCACCCGATGGGGCCGCTGACGCTGGCGGACTTCATCGGGCTGGACACGTGCCTGAGCATCATGGAGGTGCTGCACCAGGGCCTGGGTGACGACAAGTACCGGCCGTCTCCCCTGCTGCGCAAGATGGTGCAGGCGGGCCTGCTGGGCCGCAAGAGCGGCGAGGGCTTCTACCGCTACGACTGACGGAGCGCGGGGGCCGTTCCGGGCGCGCTCACGTCCCCCCGGTCACACACAGGGCAGTGATGCGCGGACGACCGGCAGATTCCATGTGGATGGCCGGTCGTTCCCCGTATGCTGGGGGCATCGTGAGTGACCCGGATCGCCTGTACCGCATCCTGCCGCAGCCGCCGTTCACGCCTCAGATCGGGGCGCTGGTCGAGATGATGAACTACGCGCGCAGCACGACGCTGCAGGCGGTGCACGACCTGAGCGTGAACGAGCTGGACGCGGTGCCGCCCGGATTCTCGAACAGCATCGGGATGCTGCTGGCGCACGTGGCGGCGACGGACCGCCTGTACCAGACGGCGAGTTTTGAGGGCGTGGACCCGTACGAGACGGAAGCGTACGCGCCGTTCGTGGGCGCCATGTCGTTCGGGAAGGACGGGGAGCGCGTGCAGGGCCGGACGCTGGAGGAGCTGCTGGCGCAGCTGGCCGAGGTGCGGGAGGAGACGTTACGGCAGTTCGCGGCGCGGGACGACGCGTGGCTGCAGGAGGTCATGACGGCGTGGGACGATTTCCGGCCGAACCAGCACTGGGCGTGGTTTCACGTGATGGAGGACGAGGTCAGTCACCGCGGGCAGATCCGCGTGATCCGCAACGCCCTGCGGGCCGCGCGCGGCTGACGCACCGGCCTGCTGACCCGGCGGGGGTCAGCGGAGGGCGCGCGTGAAGCGCCGGTGGTGGCCGTCCGCTTCCAGGCCCGCGTCCGTCCATCCGGCGCGGGCCGTGACGTTCAGGGAGCGGGCGTTACCGGGACGCACGCGGGCGTACAGGGCGCGGTAACCGGCCTGGCGGGCCACGTCTTCCAGGGCCTGCACGGCGAGCGTCATGAGGCCCGAGTGGCGGGCGCTGAGCCAGTACCCGATCTCGGCGGCGTCCGTGTCGGCGCTCTTGATGTCGAGCGCGCCGACGGTCCGTCCACACGGGGACTGCAGGGCGAACACGAAGTGCGTGCCGTCCCGCCATCCGGCCCGCAGCCACGCGAGGAACGCTGCGGCGTCCGCGTCGCTGTACGGCTGGCCGCCGCAGCGTTCGCGGAACAGCCAGTCGTAGATGAGCGGCTCGTTGCACGCGGCGGTCAGGTCGGCGCGCAATTCCGGGGTGTCCTGCAGGGCGTCGGCGCGCGTGAGGGTGTACACCTTGCCGGAGCGCGGGTGCGTGAGGGGCAGCGCGAGCGTGCCGGGGAAGGCGGGCGGGACGGCGGTCACCCCCCGAGCATAGCGGCCGCCCGCGCCGGATGTCCGGTCAGGTGCGGGCAGCGGCGTGGTACTCGTCGTTCGGCACGAAGCCGAGCGCCGAGGAGATACGGTTCGTCATGTTGAACATGCCGATGACCTGCGTGAGTTCCAGGATCTGCGGGTCGGTGAGGCCGTGACCTCGCAGCGGGCCGAGGTCCTGCTCGCGCATCGCTTCGGGCGTGCGCGTGAGCTTCTCGGCGAAGTCCAGCATGGCGTGCAGGCGGGCCGTGAGTGGCGCGTGGCGGTGGTTGACGGCCAGCACGCCTTCCAGGTCCGGGGATTGCCCGTCGGCGCTCAGCAGGCCGCGCAGGGCCGCGCCGTGCGACACGGCGCAGTACACGCAGCGGTTGACGTTGCTGACGACCACGGCGATCATCTCGCGCTCCACGGGCGGCAGGAAGCCTTCCTTGTTGAGCAGCAGGTTGAAGTACGCCCACCACGCGCTGAACTGCGCGGGGTTGAGGGCCTGCGCGCGGAAGACGTTCGGGGTGAAGCCGAGGTTCGCGTGGGCTTTGCCCCACAGCTTCACGATGTCGGGCGTGACGGCGTCCTCGCCCGGCACGGCGAGGTACGAGATGCGGCGCGGCGTTCCATCGGGGGTGGTCAGACCGTCTGGGGTGCTCATGCCGCAGGATACCCGTCCGGGAGGGCGGTGAGCTGCTCGTCCGGGCCGGGCCGCTCCAGCTGCGTGCGGAACAGCCGGAAGGTTTCCGGTGTGACGGTCAGGCCGCTCCCGGCGTTGCGGAGCTGCAGTCGCCGCAGGGCCTCGTCGTCCGGGACGTTCAGGGCGTACAGGGACAGCGGCACGCCGAGGCGTGCGGCCCAGGCGCGCAGCTCGTCGCGGCTGGCCCGCGTCCAGTATCCGTCGTCCAGCACGACGCTCGTGCCGGTCTGCAGGCAGCGCTGCGCGATGTCGCGCACGACGACCCGCACGCGCGGCAGGGCGGGGCGGTACACGTGTTCCGGCGGGTCCTGGCCGTGCAGGGTGACCATGATGTCGTCGCTGTTCAGGTGCAGGGCGGGGACGGTGAGGGCGAGGTGGCGGGCGAGGGTGGTCTTGCCGGACGCGATGAAGCCGTGAACGGCGTGGATGGCCGTCATGACGCCTCCCTGAAACGAAGTCGGGCGGGAGAGCGGAAGTGTACCTTCCGCCCTCCCGCCGCGCGTGTGGGGCTCGTCTGCGTTCCGTCCGGATCGAACCCGCACACTGCGGGGTCCGACCGGCATCCGGGTCAGTGCTTCTTGAGGTCGACGTGCTGGCCTTTGCTGCCGCTGGCCTTGCTCTGGTCGAGGAGGCGGTCGGCGATCTCGCCGAGGCGCGGCGCGATGACGCGTTCCTGCAGCACCTTGAAGCCGAGCGTGGCGACGGTCGCGAGGATCGCGCCGCCGACGCTGCCGCCGCCGTTCTTGCTCTGGGCTTTCATGAGGGCCTTCTGGTCCTTCTTGGTGCTGGCGGCGTCCACGTACACGCGGCGCGTGCGGCGGAAGTTGCGGCCCACCAGCACGCCGAGGGCGAGGCCGACGCCGGTCGCGCCGCCAAGCATCTTGAGGGGTTCCTTCTGCATCTTGAGCTGCATGTTCGCCTGCTCGGAGAGGGCGTCGATGCTGCTCTTGAGGCGGGCGCGGGCTTCATCGCGGTCGGTCATCAGTAGCCTTCCTTCTTCATGTCTTCGGCGTAGGTGGGCCGGGTGCTGACCGGGATGCCTTCGCGTTCCGGCTCGTCGCTGGGTTTGCCGTGCGTCGAGGTGGACTGGGGCGCGCCGTGCCCGTGCGTGCCGCCGGTGCTGCTGGTGGCGGGGCGCGCGGCGGGCGTGACGGGGTGGCCGCCGGTGGTGTGGCCGGCGCTGTCGTGGCCGCTGCCGGTCCGGCTGGTGCTGGCGTACCCGGTGCTCGTATGGCCGGCGTCCGTGTGGCTGCCGGTCGCGGCCTTGGCGTTGCCGGTGTAGCCGTACTTCAGGTCGTCCTTCTCGATGTCGCTCATGGGGCGGTTGGGGCCGCTGCTGTCGGGCACGTCACCGCCGAGCTTCTTGAGCGCCATGAAGATCAGGGCGCCCGTCACGATCAGGCTGAAGAGGCCCAGCAGCAGCGACGCGGACCACGGCGCGAGCCCCAGCCGGATCAGGCCGAAGTACACGAACAGGATCAGGAAGATGAGGGCGAGCGTGAGCGGCACGAGCGAGCCGAGCAGCAGCACCACCCCGAGTCCCTTGGCCTTGGCGATGTCGCCGACCCGCCGCGTGACGGCGTTGATCTCACTTTTGACGAGCGTGACGCCCGCGTCGAAGACGTCTACCAGAGCGCCACCAATACTTTTGTGTTCCATCCAGTCCTCCAGTGCGCCCCAGCGTCATGCGCCTGCATTCACAGTTCACTCTGTCCGGCGCGGTTCGTGCGGCCGGGCAGGGAGTGCCGATCGCGACTTCACAATCGACTCCAGCATAATGGACGGCATGACGCCCTTCAGGCAACTTGAAGAAAGCTTAAATTCGGCGTCGGCGGCCCGGACGGCGGCGCAGCGCAGCAATCTCCTCCCGGTCACGGCGGCCGGGTACATGTCTTGGCGCGAGCGGAGCCTGACGCTCCTCACGGGTTCGGCGTTCCCGCTGTCGCGTGAGACGCAGCTGTTCCTGCGCCTGTGCCGTCCGGCGGCGGGGCAGGCGTGGCTGGACGTGGGCACGAGCGGCGGGTACTACGCGGGGCTGCTGGCGGGCGCGGGCGCGCACGTGATCGCCTGCGATCTCAGTCCGGCGATGCTGCGGGTCGCGCAGCGGCGCGAGTCCAGTCCGCTGATCGAGTGGGCGCTCCTGAACGGCGAGGCGACGGGCCTGCCGGACGCGTCGCTGGACGGCGTGACGGTGGGCGCGACCCTGAACGAGACGCACGACCCGCGCGCCCTGCTGCGTGAGGCGGCGCGACTGCTGCGTCCGGGCGGGCAGCTGTGGGTGATGTACCTGGCGCGCAACGGCGGGCCGTGGCAGGAGCTGCTGTCGCGGCTGGGCGGCCTGACGTTCCTCGATCCGGCGCAGGTGCGGGAGGTGCTGCCGGGCCTGGAGCGCACGGACCTGCTGCGGATGCGGGACGTGGTGTTCGAGCGGCACGTGCAGTCCCGCTGACCGCGCGGTGCGGGGACGGCGGCCGGAACGGGCGGGCAGAACGTAAGAAATCAGAAATTGTGATTCCTGGGTTCCCGCCTACACTCTGAAGCACTGAGGGACGTTTGGCCTGCACGTCCGCCCCGGAGGCACCATGACGCAGAAACTCGAACCGCTCCTTTCCCGGAACCGTTCCGCCCGGCCGCCCGTTCCGGCCCCGGCGGTCCACGCGGGTTCGTCGTTGCGGGCGGCGGTGGAGCACTGCCGGGACGTGACGCGCGATCACTCCAAGACCTTCTTCTTCGGGTCGCGGTTCTTTCCGCTGGCGCAGCGGCAGGCGGTGTGGGCGGTGTACGCCGCGTGCCGTGACGGGGACGACATCGTGGACGAGCCGGGCGGCGGTCCACTGCAGCTGACGGACTGGTGGGCGCGCGTGCAGTGCGCGCTGGAGGGCCGCGTGGCGTTCACGCAGCGCGGGCCGCAGCCGGTGGACGTGGCGCTCGGGTGGGCGGCCACGCAGTTCCCGATTCCGGTGTCGGCCTTCGAGGAGCTGTACCTGGGCTTGCGCATGGACCTGGAGGGACAGGTGTACCGCGACATGGCGGACCTGGAGCTGTACTGCAGGCGCGTGGCGGGCGTGGTGGGCTTCATGATCGCGCCCATCTGCGGGTACGAGGGCGGCGAGCGGACCCTGCAGTACGCGCTGAAGCTGGGTCAGGCGATGCAGCTCACGAACATTCTGCGGGACGTGGGCGAGGACCTCGACCGGGGTCGCCTGTACCTGCCGCGCACGCTGCTCGACGAGTACGGCGTGACGCTGGCGTCGCTGCAGGCGCGTCAGGTGACGCCGGAGTACTGCGAGCTGATGCGTCACCTGACGCGCCTCGCCCGGCAGTGGTACGCGGAGGGCCGCGAGGGCATCCCGCAGCTGCACGGGACGGGCCGACTGGCCGTCACGGCGGCCGCGCGGGCGTATGAGGGCATTCTGGACGCGCTGGAACGCAACGGGCACGACAACTTCCGGCACCGGGCGAGCGTGAGCGGCCCGCGCAAACTGATGATGCTGCCGCAGGCGTGGTGGGAACTGCGTCTCAGCTGACGGGCCTGCGGGCCGACTGGCAGCAAAGCATACGGATGCCCGGCCCGGCAGCGTTCACAATGTCCTTCAGATGACTCCTGCCTCTCCCCTCACCGCTGGCCCTCGACCCAAGACCGCGCTCATCATCGGTTCCGGCTTCGGCGGGCTGAGTCTCGGCATCCGCCTGCAGAGCCTGGGGTTCCAGACGACGATCCTGGAGCGTCTGGATGCGCCGGGCGGCCGCGCGTACCAGAAGCGCGTCCCGGTAGGGGGCGGCGAGTACGTGTTCGACATGGGGCCGACCGTGATCACGGTCCCGCACTTCATCGAGGAGCTGTTCCGGCTGCAGGTGGGCCGCGCGGAGCTCGGGCCGGTGGATTTCCCGCCGGAGGTGCTGCACGCCGAGCGCGTGCGGGACGGCGTGAGCGGCGGTCCGGCCACGAGCCGGTACGTGCAGCTGCGGCCCATCCTGCCGTTCTACCGCATCTATTTCGATGACGGGACGTACTTCGACTATGACGGTGATCCGGAGTCCACGGTGCGGCAGATCACGGCGCTCGCGCCGGAGGACCTCGCGGGGTACGAGCGGTTCCACCGGGACGCGCAGGCGATCTTCGAGCGCGGCTTCCTGGAGCTGGGGTACACGCATTTCGGGGACGTGCCGAGCATGCTGCGGGTCGTGCCGGAACTCATGCGGCTGGACGCGGTCCGGACGCTGTTCAGCTTCACCTCGAAGTACTTCACGAACCCGAAGATGCAGCAGGTGTTCAGCTTCGAGACGCTGCTGGTGGGCGGGAACCCGCTGAGCGTGCCGTCCATCTACGCCATGATTCACTTCGTCGAGAAGACGTGGGGCATTCATTACGCGATGGGCGGCACGGGCGCGCTCGTGCGGGCCTTCGTGCAGAAGTACGAGGAGTTGGGGGGCCGCATCCGCTACGGGGCGGGCGTGGATCAGATCCTGACGTCGCCGGGCCTGCCGGGGCGCAGGCGCGCGACGGGTGTGCGTCTGGAGAGCGGCGAGGAGCTGCGGGCGGACGTGGTGGTCAGCAACGGCGACTGGGCGAACACGAACCTGAAGCTGCTGCCGCGCGCGGCGCGTCTCGTGAACAGCGACGTGCGCGTGAAGCTGGCGCGGCAGTCCATGAGTCTGCTCGTGATCTATTTCGGGTTCCGGGCGGACGGGCCGCAGGACCCGCCGATGGACCTGCGTCATCACAACATCATCCTGGGGCCGCG encodes:
- a CDS encoding phytoene/squalene synthase family protein, yielding MTQKLEPLLSRNRSARPPVPAPAVHAGSSLRAAVEHCRDVTRDHSKTFFFGSRFFPLAQRQAVWAVYAACRDGDDIVDEPGGGPLQLTDWWARVQCALEGRVAFTQRGPQPVDVALGWAATQFPIPVSAFEELYLGLRMDLEGQVYRDMADLELYCRRVAGVVGFMIAPICGYEGGERTLQYALKLGQAMQLTNILRDVGEDLDRGRLYLPRTLLDEYGVTLASLQARQVTPEYCELMRHLTRLARQWYAEGREGIPQLHGTGRLAVTAAARAYEGILDALERNGHDNFRHRASVSGPRKLMMLPQAWWELRLS
- a CDS encoding phage holin family protein, producing MEHKSIGGALVDVFDAGVTLVKSEINAVTRRVGDIAKAKGLGVVLLLGSLVPLTLALIFLILFVYFGLIRLGLAPWSASLLLGLFSLIVTGALIFMALKKLGGDVPDSSGPNRPMSDIEKDDLKYGYTGNAKAATGSHTDAGHTSTGYASTSRTGSGHDSAGHTTGGHPVTPAARPATSSTGGTHGHGAPQSTSTHGKPSDEPEREGIPVSTRPTYAEDMKKEGY
- a CDS encoding class I SAM-dependent methyltransferase, yielding MTPFRQLEESLNSASAARTAAQRSNLLPVTAAGYMSWRERSLTLLTGSAFPLSRETQLFLRLCRPAAGQAWLDVGTSGGYYAGLLAGAGAHVIACDLSPAMLRVAQRRESSPLIEWALLNGEATGLPDASLDGVTVGATLNETHDPRALLREAARLLRPGGQLWVMYLARNGGPWQELLSRLGGLTFLDPAQVREVLPGLERTDLLRMRDVVFERHVQSR
- a CDS encoding AAA family ATPase; translated protein: MTAIHAVHGFIASGKTTLARHLALTVPALHLNSDDIMVTLHGQDPPEHVYRPALPRVRVVVRDIAQRCLQTGTSVVLDDGYWTRASRDELRAWAARLGVPLSLYALNVPDDEALRRLQLRNAGSGLTVTPETFRLFRTQLERPGPDEQLTALPDGYPAA
- a CDS encoding peroxidase-related enzyme (This protein belongs to a clade of uncharacterized proteins related to peroxidases such as the alkylhydroperoxidase AhpD.), with translation MSTPDGLTTPDGTPRRISYLAVPGEDAVTPDIVKLWGKAHANLGFTPNVFRAQALNPAQFSAWWAYFNLLLNKEGFLPPVEREMIAVVVSNVNRCVYCAVSHGAALRGLLSADGQSPDLEGVLAVNHRHAPLTARLHAMLDFAEKLTRTPEAMREQDLGPLRGHGLTDPQILELTQVIGMFNMTNRISSALGFVPNDEYHAAART
- the crtI gene encoding phytoene desaturase family protein; protein product: MTPASPLTAGPRPKTALIIGSGFGGLSLGIRLQSLGFQTTILERLDAPGGRAYQKRVPVGGGEYVFDMGPTVITVPHFIEELFRLQVGRAELGPVDFPPEVLHAERVRDGVSGGPATSRYVQLRPILPFYRIYFDDGTYFDYDGDPESTVRQITALAPEDLAGYERFHRDAQAIFERGFLELGYTHFGDVPSMLRVVPELMRLDAVRTLFSFTSKYFTNPKMQQVFSFETLLVGGNPLSVPSIYAMIHFVEKTWGIHYAMGGTGALVRAFVQKYEELGGRIRYGAGVDQILTSPGLPGRRRATGVRLESGEELRADVVVSNGDWANTNLKLLPRAARLVNSDVRVKLARQSMSLLVIYFGFRADGPQDPPMDLRHHNIILGPRYEELLREIFGKKVLGADFSQYLHVPTLTDPSLAPAGHHAAYTLVPVPHNGSGLDWAVEGPRLVARVLEFLEERGFIPNLRARLTHQEFITPDYFEGTLEAYLGNAFGPEPVLVQTAFFRPHNRHEDVAGLYMVGAGAQPGGGTPSVMMSAKMTARLIAEDFGIHPSIVEGVADLNAGAPTGVSAVQAEQELAGTRG